A genomic region of Nitrosomonas ureae contains the following coding sequences:
- a CDS encoding DUF2130 domain-containing protein has translation MTEPTITCWNCKTEIKLTESLAAPLIESTRKQFEQRLAQKDSEIIQREQAIRDKEKQLTEDKRGLEDQIATQVAEQLKTERVRVIAEESRKAKLANAAELESKGRELIELQEILKVREEKLAQAQLAQAELIKKQRELDDAKRELELTVAKRVQDGLIEARTLAKKEAEEEQKFKVMEKEQTIAAMQKQIEDLKRRAEQGSQQLQGEVQELELENLLRLKFPYDGIDPVPKGEYGGDVLHRVVGTGGQPCGVILWEFKRTKNWSDTWLVKLRDDQRTAKAEIAIIVSHSLPKGVETFELIEGVWVTHPRATLPVAMILRQSLLEVALARQSSEGQQTKTEMVYQYLTGPRFRQRVEAIVEAFSTMQQDLERERKAIMKQWAKREEQIERVMTATVGMYGDLQGIAGRSLQEIEGLELTALEVKDTD, from the coding sequence ATGACAGAACCAACGATTACCTGCTGGAACTGCAAAACAGAAATCAAGCTCACTGAATCATTGGCAGCCCCACTGATCGAATCGACGCGCAAGCAATTTGAGCAACGATTAGCCCAAAAAGACAGCGAAATCATTCAGCGTGAGCAAGCGATACGTGACAAGGAAAAGCAGTTGACCGAAGACAAACGCGGGTTGGAAGACCAGATAGCCACTCAAGTGGCGGAGCAGCTGAAAACAGAGCGCGTGCGTGTGATTGCAGAAGAGTCCCGCAAAGCTAAGTTGGCCAATGCCGCTGAGCTGGAAAGCAAGGGGCGCGAATTGATCGAGTTACAAGAAATACTGAAAGTCCGTGAAGAAAAGCTCGCGCAAGCACAACTAGCGCAAGCTGAATTGATCAAGAAACAGCGAGAACTTGATGATGCCAAACGCGAGTTGGAGCTCACCGTTGCCAAGCGGGTGCAGGATGGATTGATCGAAGCTCGTACCCTCGCCAAAAAAGAAGCCGAAGAAGAGCAAAAATTCAAAGTAATGGAAAAGGAACAAACCATTGCCGCGATGCAAAAACAGATTGAAGACCTCAAACGTAGAGCAGAGCAAGGATCGCAACAATTGCAAGGGGAAGTGCAGGAACTCGAGCTGGAGAATCTTTTGCGCTTGAAATTTCCTTATGATGGGATTGATCCGGTACCCAAGGGGGAATATGGTGGGGATGTGTTGCATCGTGTTGTTGGCACAGGCGGCCAACCGTGTGGTGTCATTTTGTGGGAATTCAAACGTACCAAGAATTGGAGCGATACCTGGTTGGTGAAACTGCGTGATGATCAGCGTACCGCGAAGGCGGAAATCGCCATTATTGTGAGCCATAGCCTGCCAAAAGGTGTTGAAACGTTTGAATTGATTGAAGGTGTTTGGGTTACCCATCCACGTGCCACATTGCCGGTAGCGATGATTCTGCGTCAATCCCTATTGGAAGTTGCATTAGCGCGCCAATCATCCGAAGGCCAGCAAACCAAAACCGAAATGGTCTACCAGTACCTCACCGGTCCGCGTTTCCGTCAGCGTGTGGAAGCAATTGTCGAAGCGTTTTCCACTATGCAACAAGATCTCGAAAGGGAACGAAAGGCGATTATGAAACAATGGGCCAAACGCGAAGAACAGATTGAACGCGTGATGACAGCGACAGTGGGCATGTACGGAGATTTGCAAGGGATTGCGGGCAGGTCCTTGCAAGAAATCGAGGGATTGGAACTAACTGCGCTTGAAGTCAAAGATACTGATTGA